From the Paenibacillus sp. R14(2021) genome, the window AACGCTATCCGGACTATTTAATTGTCAATATGGATGCATTGACGTATGCCGGTAATTTGGAGAACTTGGTCTCCATTGAGGGCTGCCCGAATTATGAGTTCGTGCGGGGAGATATCTGCGACGCGCAGCTCGTTCGCCATACGATCGAGGGATTCGGTATCGATACGATCGTTAATTTTGCCGCGGAATCCCATGTGGACCGCAGCATCACGGATCCGGATATTTTCATCAAGACCAATGTGCTGGGCACGCAGGTGCTGCTAGGCGCGGCAAGGGAGCTCGGCATCGCGAAGTACGTGCAGATCTCGACGGATGAAGTGTACGGCTCGCTGGGCGACACCGGGTATTTCACCGAGGAGACGCCGCTTGCGCCGAATAGTCCGTATTCCGCCAGCAAGGCGGCAGGTGACCTGCTTGTACGCGCCTACCACGAGACGTACGGGATGAACGTGAACATTACGCGCTGCTCGAACAATTACGGTCCGTATCATTTTCCAGAGAAGCTGATTCCGCTTATGGTGACGAACGCGCTGGAAGGCAAGCAGCTTCCCGTCTACGGCGACGGCAAGAACGTTCGTGACTGGCTCCATGTCATGGATCACGCCTCGGCGGTCGATCTCGTGCTGCACGAGGGGAAAGCGGGAGAGGTCTACAATATCGGCGGGCATAACGAGCGCCGCAACATCGATATCGTGCAGACGATACTCGCGCTGCTCGGCAAATCGGAGGAGCTGATTCAATACGTGGAAGACCGCAAGGGGCATGACCGCCGTTATGCGATCGATCCTTCCAAAATCGCCTCCGAGCTCGGCTGGCGTCCGGTCTATACGTTCGAATCCGGCATTCAAGAGACGGTAGCGTG encodes:
- the rfbB gene encoding dTDP-glucose 4,6-dehydratase, with the protein product MKLLVTGGAGFIGSNFIRYMIERYPDYLIVNMDALTYAGNLENLVSIEGCPNYEFVRGDICDAQLVRHTIEGFGIDTIVNFAAESHVDRSITDPDIFIKTNVLGTQVLLGAARELGIAKYVQISTDEVYGSLGDTGYFTEETPLAPNSPYSASKAAGDLLVRAYHETYGMNVNITRCSNNYGPYHFPEKLIPLMVTNALEGKQLPVYGDGKNVRDWLHVMDHASAVDLVLHEGKAGEVYNIGGHNERRNIDIVQTILALLGKSEELIQYVEDRKGHDRRYAIDPSKIASELGWRPVYTFESGIQETVAWYQNNEAWWQRIKNGEYLDYYTQQYSEKRYG